A window of Lacibacter sediminis contains these coding sequences:
- a CDS encoding DoxX family protein, whose protein sequence is MKKLLSINYSATAFNISFLLLRLVFGISLCVNYGYDKLVNFADRKDHFVNLFGIGSTATLALVVFAEFFCSIFVAIGLFTRFTVLPIVIAMGYAFFVSHNSALFAKGEVAALYLTGFFAILLCGPGKASVDGMIK, encoded by the coding sequence ATGAAGAAACTCTTATCTATTAACTATTCTGCCACAGCTTTTAACATTTCATTCTTATTATTGAGGCTTGTTTTTGGTATCAGCCTTTGTGTAAACTATGGTTACGACAAGCTCGTGAACTTTGCAGACAGGAAAGATCATTTTGTAAATCTCTTCGGAATCGGGAGTACGGCCACACTTGCATTAGTTGTGTTTGCAGAGTTCTTTTGTTCCATTTTTGTGGCCATTGGATTATTTACACGCTTCACCGTATTGCCTATTGTTATTGCAATGGGTTATGCATTTTTTGTTTCGCATAACAGTGCCTTGTTTGCAAAAGGCGAAGTAGCAGCCTTATATTTAACAGGCTTCTTTGCTATTTTACTATGTGGCCCGGGCAAGGCAAGTGTTGATGGAATGATCAAATAA
- a CDS encoding dihydrolipoamide acetyltransferase family protein, which yields MALVDLVMPKLGESIMEATILRWHKKPGDSIKMDETVLDIATDKVDSEVPSTAEGVLSEVLFSENDVVPIGAVIARIATNAAETIAAPPVVTAPVVESVAEFVEEAIPYQPAGAKVSAPTNGIRFYSPLVLNIAAQEGIGMAELEKIPGTGNDNRVTKKDILQYVSTRKGGSSGYTPQAAPKEDVLVVPMNRVEQPVQQPAPAPSMAPTVYSGNVEIIEMDRMRKLIADHMVRSKQTSPHVTSFTETDVTNLVQWRDKMKKEFEKREGTKITFTPLFIEAIVKCIKKYPLINSSVDGDRIIVKKDINIGMATALPSGNLIVPVIKNADQLNLVGLTKQVNNLADSARNGKLKADDTTGGTFTLTNVGTFGSLMGTPIINQPQVAVLAVGVIKKRPVVIETPMGDSIAIRHMMYLSMSYDHRIIDGSLGATFLTAVANELQNFNPDRDL from the coding sequence ATGGCTTTAGTTGATTTAGTAATGCCTAAGCTCGGTGAAAGTATTATGGAAGCAACCATTTTGCGTTGGCATAAGAAACCGGGCGACAGTATTAAAATGGATGAAACTGTACTTGACATTGCAACGGATAAAGTTGACAGTGAAGTGCCAAGTACTGCTGAAGGAGTTTTGAGCGAAGTATTGTTCAGTGAAAATGACGTGGTGCCTATTGGTGCCGTTATTGCACGCATTGCAACAAACGCTGCTGAAACTATTGCTGCACCACCCGTTGTAACTGCTCCTGTTGTTGAATCGGTTGCTGAATTTGTTGAAGAAGCAATTCCTTACCAACCTGCAGGTGCTAAAGTAAGTGCACCAACAAATGGTATTCGTTTTTACTCACCTCTTGTGCTGAATATTGCAGCTCAGGAAGGCATTGGGATGGCAGAACTGGAGAAAATTCCGGGTACAGGTAATGATAATCGTGTTACTAAGAAAGATATTCTGCAGTATGTGAGCACAAGGAAAGGCGGAAGCAGTGGTTATACTCCCCAAGCTGCACCTAAAGAAGATGTATTGGTTGTGCCAATGAACAGAGTTGAACAGCCAGTGCAACAACCTGCTCCTGCTCCATCCATGGCACCGACAGTTTACAGCGGAAATGTAGAGATCATTGAAATGGATCGTATGCGTAAGTTGATTGCTGATCACATGGTGAGAAGCAAACAAACGAGTCCGCATGTAACCAGTTTTACCGAGACTGATGTAACCAACCTTGTACAATGGCGTGATAAGATGAAAAAGGAATTTGAAAAACGTGAAGGAACGAAGATCACGTTTACTCCTTTGTTCATTGAAGCAATAGTAAAGTGCATTAAGAAATATCCATTAATCAATAGTTCAGTTGATGGCGACAGGATCATTGTGAAGAAAGACATCAACATTGGTATGGCTACTGCTTTACCAAGTGGCAACTTAATTGTACCTGTGATCAAAAATGCAGATCAATTGAATCTCGTGGGCTTAACCAAACAGGTTAACAATCTTGCAGATTCTGCACGTAACGGTAAACTGAAAGCTGATGATACAACCGGTGGAACGTTTACGTTAACCAATGTTGGAACCTTTGGTAGTTTGATGGGCACACCGATCATTAACCAGCCACAGGTTGCAGTTTTAGCAGTGGGCGTTATTAAAAAACGTCCGGTGGTGATTGAAACACCAATGGGCGACAGCATTGCCATCCGCCACATGATGTATTTAAGTATGAGTTACGATCATCGGATCATTGATGGCAGTCTTGGAGCTACTTTTTTAACGGCTGTAGCAAATGAGTTGCAGAATTTTAATCCCGATAGAGATTTGTAA
- a CDS encoding SixA phosphatase family protein: MPVFPKQTLSSVLTISFLLILLSSCSRNTYYIVRHAEKATANANMSSDVPLSAEGEQRAQNLKTLLQDKSFAAIFSTPYIRTQSTAKPLSEAEGVTIQLYSPRDTVDKFIDRVKAIQKGDVLLVGHSNTVDDLVNKMMGQSLLTDLAETEYDNLFIVKRKGKKYSFERKKY; the protein is encoded by the coding sequence ATGCCAGTTTTCCCCAAGCAAACTTTATCATCTGTTTTAACGATTAGTTTTCTGTTGATTCTTTTGTCATCCTGCAGCCGAAATACGTATTACATTGTGCGCCATGCAGAAAAAGCAACAGCCAACGCTAATATGAGCAGCGATGTTCCGTTGAGTGCAGAAGGCGAGCAACGGGCACAAAACCTGAAAACATTATTGCAGGACAAATCATTTGCTGCAATTTTTTCAACTCCCTATATCCGTACACAATCAACTGCTAAGCCATTGAGTGAAGCGGAAGGAGTGACCATACAATTATATTCACCAAGAGATACAGTTGATAAATTTATTGACCGTGTAAAAGCAATTCAAAAAGGTGACGTGTTGCTGGTTGGTCATTCAAATACCGTTGATGATCTTGTAAATAAAATGATGGGACAGTCGCTGTTAACTGATCTTGCGGAAACAGAGTACGATAACCTGTTTATTGTAAAACGAAAAGGTAAGAAGTATAGCTTCGAACGTAAAAAATATTAG
- a CDS encoding CinA family nicotinamide mononucleotide deamidase-related protein, whose amino-acid sequence MQQQSIYASIITIGDELLIGQTIDTNSAWMAQELNKIGVWVKRRVAVGDSRKDIWQALDEESQSAQIILITGGLGPTADDITKPLLCDYFAGKMVVNEMVLEHVTAIFRRLNRPIIERNMKQAEVPDVCTVLMNKRGTAPGMLFRKGNCIYISMPGVPHEMKGIMTDEVLPLLKREYKMPFILHRTLLTAGVGESFIAEKISAWEEGLPSDIKLAYLPNYGMVRLRLTATGANKEQLDEQLDHLFAELHVLVKEWLIVAEDIPLEQALGNLLLSRKKTMATAESCSGGYIAHLITAIPGSSEYFKGTVVAYAYDVKEDVLGVQHSTLETKGAVSEETVTEMLNGLLQKTTADYGIATSGVMGPGGGTDDKPVGTVWVAVGSREKMIAKRLHFRFDRLKNIELTATNALLMLFQFIEGEQDK is encoded by the coding sequence ATGCAGCAACAATCAATCTACGCCTCCATCATTACCATTGGAGATGAATTATTAATAGGACAAACCATTGATACGAACAGTGCATGGATGGCACAGGAGTTAAATAAGATCGGTGTTTGGGTGAAACGTCGTGTAGCCGTTGGAGATTCAAGAAAAGACATCTGGCAGGCATTGGATGAAGAATCACAATCTGCACAAATTATTTTAATTACCGGTGGACTTGGCCCAACAGCCGACGATATTACCAAACCATTGCTCTGCGATTATTTTGCTGGCAAAATGGTAGTAAATGAAATGGTACTGGAGCATGTAACAGCTATTTTTCGGCGCTTGAACCGTCCTATCATTGAACGTAACATGAAACAGGCCGAAGTGCCTGATGTATGTACAGTGCTGATGAACAAACGTGGCACAGCGCCAGGCATGTTATTCCGAAAAGGTAACTGCATTTATATTTCAATGCCGGGTGTACCACATGAAATGAAAGGCATTATGACGGATGAAGTTCTGCCCCTGTTGAAACGGGAATACAAAATGCCGTTTATCCTTCACCGTACATTACTGACTGCAGGTGTTGGCGAATCATTTATTGCAGAAAAGATCAGTGCATGGGAAGAAGGACTTCCTTCAGATATTAAACTTGCATATTTACCAAATTATGGCATGGTTCGTTTGCGCTTAACCGCCACCGGTGCAAACAAAGAACAACTGGATGAACAGCTTGACCATCTCTTTGCAGAACTGCATGTTCTTGTAAAAGAATGGTTGATCGTTGCTGAAGATATACCGCTTGAACAGGCATTAGGAAACCTGTTGTTAAGCAGGAAGAAAACAATGGCAACGGCCGAAAGTTGCAGCGGTGGTTATATTGCTCATTTAATTACTGCCATTCCAGGTTCATCAGAATATTTTAAAGGAACAGTGGTGGCCTATGCTTATGATGTAAAGGAAGATGTGCTGGGTGTGCAACATTCAACACTTGAAACAAAAGGTGCTGTGAGCGAAGAAACAGTAACTGAAATGCTCAACGGTCTCTTACAAAAAACCACAGCTGATTACGGTATTGCTACAAGCGGTGTTATGGGGCCGGGCGGTGGTACAGATGACAAACCCGTTGGTACGGTATGGGTAGCAGTTGGTTCAAGAGAGAAGATGATCGCAAAAAGATTACACTTCCGGTTTGACCGATTAAAAAATATAGAATTAACGGCAACAAATGCTTTGCTGATGCTGTTCCAGTTTATTGAGGGAGAGCAGGATAAATAA
- a CDS encoding TolB-like translocation protein produces MRNLITIVSLLFVLQSEAQQVNYLNQGNATAKPMVFAQGIISDGLINRDFTISPKGDELFFTIQHKDFISSTIMHIQLKNGKWGEAQVAPFSGMYNDLEAQFSPDGKKIFFSSNRKVDATDTTNDFDLWYVVKNSNGSWGKPVHLGFSVNSPHDEFYPSIAKSGNLYFTAQLENAVGKEDIFMCEWRNGQYQSPVPVSTAVNSKGYEFNAFVDPDEQFILFTGYGRKDDLGKGDLYISRKDAKGEWQEAKNLGALVNSKGLDYCPFVSWDKRTLFFTSNRNMHTGPFDKPVTASTLKKQLSGPGNGLDDIYWIKFDELLKQF; encoded by the coding sequence ATGCGCAACCTTATCACAATTGTCAGTTTGTTGTTTGTTTTACAATCCGAAGCACAGCAGGTAAATTATCTCAATCAGGGAAATGCAACAGCTAAACCAATGGTATTTGCGCAGGGAATTATTTCTGACGGATTGATCAACCGTGACTTTACCATTTCTCCAAAAGGCGATGAACTATTTTTCACTATTCAGCACAAAGATTTTATCAGCAGCACCATCATGCACATTCAACTGAAGAATGGCAAATGGGGCGAAGCGCAGGTTGCGCCGTTTTCAGGAATGTATAATGATCTTGAAGCACAGTTCTCACCCGATGGCAAAAAGATATTCTTCAGCAGCAATCGGAAAGTTGATGCAACTGATACTACAAATGATTTTGATCTTTGGTATGTCGTAAAAAACTCAAACGGCAGTTGGGGAAAACCTGTTCATTTAGGCTTCTCAGTAAACTCTCCGCATGATGAATTCTATCCATCCATTGCAAAGAGCGGTAATCTTTATTTTACTGCTCAACTTGAGAATGCAGTAGGCAAAGAAGATATTTTCATGTGTGAATGGAGGAACGGTCAATACCAATCACCTGTTCCTGTTTCAACAGCAGTCAATTCAAAAGGCTATGAGTTCAATGCTTTTGTTGATCCTGATGAGCAGTTTATTTTATTTACCGGTTACGGTCGTAAAGATGATTTAGGAAAAGGTGATCTGTACATCAGTAGAAAGGATGCGAAAGGAGAGTGGCAGGAAGCGAAGAATCTCGGTGCATTGGTTAACTCAAAAGGATTGGATTATTGCCCGTTTGTAAGTTGGGATAAACGCACGTTGTTCTTTACGAGTAACAGAAATATGCATACAGGCCCGTTTGATAAACCTGTTACGGCATCAACACTAAAGAAACAACTTTCCGGTCCAGGTAACGGACTGGATGATATTTACTGGATAAAATTTGATGAACTGCTGAAACAATTCTGA
- a CDS encoding acyl-CoA thioesterase, translating into MFNSETNIRVRYSETDQMNVVYHGNYAQYFEVARAEAIREMGITYKEMEEMGIVMPIVELHTKFLRPAKYDDLLTIKTQLRELPTDHRIEFHHEVYNEEGKLLTIGRVVLYFLDAKTMARSAMPSALANHLLPYFN; encoded by the coding sequence ATGTTTAACAGTGAAACCAATATAAGGGTGCGCTATTCGGAAACGGATCAGATGAATGTGGTATATCATGGAAACTATGCCCAGTATTTTGAAGTGGCAAGAGCTGAAGCCATTCGTGAAATGGGTATTACTTATAAAGAAATGGAAGAGATGGGAATTGTGATGCCCATTGTTGAACTGCACACCAAGTTTCTGCGGCCTGCAAAGTATGATGATCTGCTGACGATCAAAACACAATTGCGTGAACTGCCAACCGACCACAGGATTGAATTTCATCATGAAGTGTATAATGAAGAAGGTAAACTTTTAACCATTGGCCGTGTTGTATTGTATTTTTTAGATGCTAAAACAATGGCCCGGAGTGCGATGCCCTCTGCTTTGGCAAATCATCTTCTGCCCTACTTCAATTAA